Proteins encoded within one genomic window of Candidatus Binatia bacterium:
- a CDS encoding acetyl-CoA acetyltransferase, translating into MEGAEDRIPLVVGVAQWTQREVDLDRPPSPLEVLARVCRAAAEDTGVGDALWRHVRTVAVVHLVSWRYTNLPRALAEKLGAKPERALYTTPGGNSGQWLVNRIAREIAGGKLDLALVGGVELLRTVRKALRESRPLAWETDSSSEPEIVGDPRPGTREEEVLYGARAPVQIFPLFENALRAHYGLDMESHRQELGALCQGLSQVAARNPYAWFPKERSAEEISTVTAENRMISFPYPKFMNALLDVDQAAALLLASASTARKLGIPSSKWVYVRGVGDADDHWFFTERRDYVSSPALRLAAERALETAGASAADVGLFDLYSCFPCAVQIGRDMLGFSRADARPWTVTGGLPYHGGPGSNYTTHAVATMVEKLRRGEAKWGLVSGLGWYFAKHSVGVYSTDPPDEAPRFRNPDADRSELERIPRPQFVREAAGKARIETYTVVHDRQGLPAQAIVVGRTADEKRFLANTPVDRKLFEELERTEGVGRRGRVSHTGGKNVFVPE; encoded by the coding sequence ATGGAGGGAGCGGAGGACCGGATTCCCCTCGTCGTCGGGGTAGCTCAGTGGACCCAACGGGAAGTCGACCTGGACCGGCCGCCTTCTCCCCTCGAAGTCCTCGCCCGAGTTTGCCGCGCTGCTGCGGAAGACACGGGAGTGGGCGACGCCTTGTGGCGTCACGTCCGAACCGTGGCCGTCGTACACCTGGTGTCCTGGCGGTACACGAACCTTCCGAGGGCTCTCGCGGAAAAACTCGGAGCGAAGCCGGAGCGAGCACTCTACACGACGCCCGGAGGGAACAGCGGCCAGTGGCTCGTGAACCGCATCGCGCGCGAGATCGCGGGCGGGAAGCTCGATCTCGCGCTGGTAGGTGGCGTCGAACTTCTGAGAACCGTGCGGAAGGCACTCCGGGAAAGCCGGCCGCTCGCCTGGGAAACCGACTCGTCTTCCGAGCCGGAAATCGTCGGCGATCCGCGCCCGGGAACGAGAGAAGAAGAAGTACTCTACGGGGCCAGGGCACCCGTGCAGATTTTCCCGCTTTTCGAGAACGCACTCCGAGCCCACTATGGACTCGACATGGAATCGCACCGGCAGGAGCTCGGTGCCCTTTGCCAGGGCCTCTCGCAAGTCGCCGCGCGCAACCCGTACGCCTGGTTCCCGAAGGAACGCAGTGCGGAGGAGATCTCGACGGTCACGGCCGAGAACCGGATGATCTCTTTCCCGTATCCCAAGTTCATGAACGCGCTTCTCGACGTCGACCAGGCAGCAGCACTGCTGCTCGCATCCGCCAGCACGGCCCGAAAACTCGGGATCCCTTCTTCGAAGTGGGTGTACGTCCGCGGTGTCGGCGACGCCGACGATCACTGGTTTTTCACCGAGCGCCGCGACTACGTGAGCTCGCCTGCCCTCCGGCTCGCGGCCGAGCGGGCACTCGAGACCGCAGGTGCGTCGGCGGCCGACGTCGGACTCTTCGACCTGTACAGCTGTTTTCCGTGCGCCGTCCAGATCGGAAGGGACATGCTCGGGTTCTCGCGAGCCGACGCGAGGCCGTGGACCGTGACCGGCGGGCTCCCCTACCACGGGGGACCGGGCAGCAATTACACGACCCACGCCGTCGCCACGATGGTGGAAAAACTACGCCGCGGCGAGGCAAAGTGGGGACTCGTGAGCGGCCTCGGCTGGTACTTCGCGAAGCATTCGGTGGGCGTCTATTCGACCGACCCACCCGACGAGGCACCCCGCTTCCGGAACCCGGACGCCGACCGGTCCGAACTCGAGCGGATCCCGCGACCGCAGTTCGTCCGGGAGGCCGCCGGCAAGGCCCGCATCGAAACCTACACCGTCGTCCACGACCGGCAGGGACTCCCGGCGCAGGCGATCGTCGTGGGACGCACGGCCGACGAGAAACGCTTTCTCGCGAACACGCCGGTCGACCGGAAGCTCTTCGAAGAGCTCGAGCGAACCGAGGGCGTCGGGCGCCGCGGCAGGGTCTCCCACACAGGAGGCAAGAACGTTTTCGTGCCCGAATAG
- a CDS encoding monooxygenase, translated as MKVCFFHLMPYTDLPEDFRERYPSVWVDIDPKLFDPVRGHELYNEFLDELEYAAEMGFDGICVNEHHANAYGLMPSPNLMAAALARRTKDAAIVVMGNSLALYNPPTRVAEEFAMIDCISGGRLVAGFPVGTPMDTCYAYGQNPSTLRARYYEAHDLILRAWTTDEPFVFHGRFNQLRYVNPWPRPVQRPHPPIWIPGGGSVETWRWCAEKDYVYSYLSYFGYKAGEATMKGFWQEMDRLGKDRNPYRAGFLQFVGVAETTAEAMDIYREPAEYFYGRCLHVDTRWVNPPGYVTEGTLRARVKSMVAQAADQASQANKALSFAKPEFRHIVEQGFVIAGNPDEVADKLREVARNLNVGHLMLLLQFGNMSRELTTYNTELFARRVLPQIRDLFDDEWEDRWWPRPLEKRAVPREAAA; from the coding sequence ATGAAAGTGTGTTTTTTCCACCTCATGCCGTACACGGACCTCCCCGAGGACTTCCGGGAACGCTACCCCTCGGTCTGGGTCGACATCGACCCGAAGCTCTTCGATCCCGTGCGGGGACACGAGCTGTACAACGAGTTTCTCGACGAGCTCGAGTACGCGGCGGAGATGGGCTTCGACGGCATTTGCGTGAACGAGCACCACGCCAACGCGTACGGACTGATGCCGTCGCCGAACCTGATGGCCGCAGCCCTGGCCCGCAGGACGAAGGACGCGGCCATCGTAGTGATGGGCAACTCGCTCGCCCTCTACAACCCCCCGACCCGAGTGGCCGAGGAATTCGCGATGATCGACTGCATCTCGGGCGGCCGGCTCGTCGCGGGTTTTCCGGTGGGGACGCCCATGGACACCTGCTACGCCTACGGGCAGAACCCGAGCACGCTTCGGGCTCGGTACTACGAGGCCCACGATCTCATCCTGCGCGCGTGGACGACCGACGAACCCTTCGTTTTCCACGGCCGTTTCAACCAACTTCGTTACGTGAACCCCTGGCCCCGCCCCGTCCAGCGCCCGCACCCGCCCATCTGGATTCCCGGTGGTGGCTCGGTGGAGACGTGGCGCTGGTGCGCGGAGAAAGATTACGTTTACTCCTACCTTTCCTACTTCGGCTACAAAGCGGGCGAAGCCACCATGAAGGGGTTCTGGCAGGAAATGGACAGGCTCGGAAAAGACCGGAACCCTTACCGGGCGGGCTTCCTCCAGTTCGTGGGAGTCGCCGAAACCACGGCCGAAGCCATGGACATCTACCGCGAGCCCGCGGAGTACTTCTACGGCCGCTGCCTCCACGTCGACACCCGCTGGGTCAATCCCCCGGGCTACGTGACGGAAGGCACGTTGCGGGCCCGAGTGAAATCCATGGTGGCTCAGGCAGCCGATCAGGCCTCGCAGGCGAACAAGGCTCTGAGCTTCGCCAAGCCCGAGTTCCGGCACATCGTGGAGCAGGGCTTCGTGATCGCGGGCAATCCCGACGAAGTGGCGGACAAACTCCGCGAGGTCGCACGAAACCTGAACGTGGGACACCTCATGCTGCTGCTGCAGTTCGGCAACATGAGCCGGGAACTCACGACCTACAACACGGAGCTTTTCGCCCGCCGCGTGCTCCCGCAGATCCGAGACCTGTTCGACGACGAGTGGGAGGACCGCTGGTGGCCGCGGCCGCTCGAAAAAAGAGCCGTCCCCCGGGAGGCTGCCGCATGA
- a CDS encoding alpha/beta hydrolase — MRLEEETLDLGPVRSRVWSKGTGRPLAFLAGFGGTPRWPEFLDPLASEHRVLVPALPGFPGATGHHELDDIVDWVAATLDILEAAGFEQGVLVGASVGGMIAAEIAALCRPMVERLVLCAPLGLFDEHDPVADVFAVPPAEIPAFLSAAPEKLAGFFARPEGEDELEWTVLTARAAEAAARLLWPLGDRGLWKRLHRISAPTLLVWGAEDRVVPRSYAQRFAREIRGPVKIETVPGAGHLSYLDRPAEVASRLRAFLRA, encoded by the coding sequence ATGAGACTCGAAGAGGAGACGCTCGATCTGGGACCCGTCCGCTCGCGGGTCTGGAGCAAGGGCACGGGACGGCCTCTCGCCTTTCTCGCAGGTTTCGGCGGCACGCCGCGCTGGCCGGAGTTTCTCGACCCGCTGGCCTCGGAGCACCGCGTGCTCGTTCCCGCGCTTCCCGGATTCCCGGGCGCGACGGGCCACCACGAGCTCGACGACATCGTGGACTGGGTCGCGGCCACGCTCGACATTCTCGAGGCCGCGGGCTTCGAGCAAGGGGTACTGGTCGGGGCGTCGGTGGGCGGCATGATCGCGGCCGAAATCGCCGCCCTGTGCAGGCCCATGGTCGAACGACTCGTGCTCTGCGCTCCGCTCGGGCTTTTCGACGAGCACGACCCGGTGGCCGACGTTTTCGCCGTGCCGCCCGCCGAGATACCCGCTTTCCTCTCGGCCGCACCCGAAAAACTCGCGGGGTTCTTCGCGCGCCCGGAAGGGGAAGACGAACTCGAGTGGACGGTCCTCACCGCACGGGCGGCAGAAGCGGCGGCGAGGCTTCTCTGGCCCCTCGGCGACCGCGGGCTGTGGAAACGCCTCCACCGCATCTCGGCTCCGACGCTCCTCGTCTGGGGAGCGGAAGACCGCGTCGTGCCGAGAAGCTACGCCCAGCGTTTCGCACGAGAGATCCGCGGTCCCGTGAAAATCGAGACCGTCCCCGGGGCGGGGCATCTCTCCTACCTCGACCGACCCGCGGAGGTGGCGTCGCGCCTCCGGGCCTTCCTTCGGGCGTGA
- a CDS encoding acetyl-CoA acetyltransferase encodes MDENLPVLVGGGQITQKDVEPREALEPLGLMVEAARRAAEDARLPAGALEKLDCVAVVHILAAGYANAPRFVAEALGARPATEIYTTVGGNTPQFLLNELASRIARGETRFALLAGAEAIHTLRAARKSGLALAWTKKEAPPPTVLGDERPGTSEHESAHGLRLPTQVYPLFENAIRASRGWTIEEHLRRLGELCARFAAVAAENPYAWFRDGKDARTIATVTPQNRMVGFPYPKYMNAIMEVDQGAAVLLASAEFARSLGIPRERWVYPWCGAEGHDRWFVSDRVDFVSSPAIRRLAGAAFEALGLDTDRVDFFDLYSCFPSAVQIARDMIGIREDDPRPLTVTGGLPYHGGPGNNYTTHAIATMIEKLRSRRGAIGFVSALGWFITKHAVGIYSSEPPPRGRWTRLDHERLQADIDALVGPAFELRPEGRAYVETYTVFHDREGKPVEGFVFGRLENRKRFLSHLPADPELLASFTREEGVGRKGRVRPENGTNLFVPD; translated from the coding sequence ATGGACGAAAATCTCCCCGTTCTCGTGGGTGGCGGCCAGATCACGCAAAAAGACGTCGAGCCACGCGAAGCGCTCGAGCCGCTCGGCCTCATGGTGGAAGCCGCAAGGCGTGCCGCCGAAGACGCTCGGCTCCCTGCCGGAGCACTGGAGAAACTCGACTGCGTGGCCGTCGTCCACATCCTGGCGGCGGGTTACGCGAACGCGCCGCGTTTTGTGGCCGAAGCGCTCGGGGCGAGACCCGCGACCGAAATCTACACGACCGTGGGCGGCAACACGCCGCAGTTTCTCCTGAACGAGCTCGCCAGCCGGATCGCCCGCGGCGAAACTCGCTTTGCCCTCCTCGCGGGCGCCGAAGCAATCCACACGCTCCGTGCGGCCCGGAAATCGGGTCTCGCGTTGGCGTGGACGAAAAAAGAGGCCCCTCCGCCGACCGTCCTCGGTGACGAACGCCCGGGGACGAGCGAACACGAGAGTGCCCACGGTTTGCGCCTTCCCACGCAGGTCTACCCACTTTTCGAAAACGCCATCCGTGCCTCGCGTGGCTGGACCATCGAAGAACACCTCCGGCGGCTCGGGGAGCTGTGCGCACGTTTCGCCGCCGTCGCGGCGGAAAACCCGTATGCCTGGTTCCGCGACGGGAAAGACGCCCGCACGATCGCCACGGTCACGCCACAGAACCGGATGGTGGGCTTCCCGTACCCCAAGTACATGAACGCCATCATGGAGGTGGACCAGGGAGCGGCCGTGCTGCTCGCGTCCGCGGAGTTCGCCCGTTCGCTCGGCATCCCCCGGGAGCGCTGGGTCTACCCCTGGTGCGGCGCCGAAGGTCACGACCGCTGGTTCGTGAGCGATCGGGTCGACTTCGTCTCTTCTCCCGCGATCCGGCGGCTCGCCGGCGCCGCGTTCGAGGCGCTGGGTCTCGACACCGACCGGGTCGATTTCTTCGACCTCTACAGTTGCTTCCCCTCGGCCGTGCAAATCGCCCGGGACATGATCGGCATTCGCGAGGACGATCCACGGCCCCTCACGGTGACGGGCGGGCTACCCTACCACGGTGGGCCGGGAAACAACTACACGACCCACGCGATCGCGACGATGATCGAGAAGCTCCGAAGCCGTCGCGGCGCGATCGGGTTCGTGAGCGCCCTCGGCTGGTTCATCACGAAGCACGCCGTGGGCATCTACTCGTCCGAGCCTCCTCCGCGAGGGCGCTGGACCCGGCTCGACCACGAAAGGCTCCAGGCCGACATCGACGCGCTCGTGGGTCCCGCTTTCGAGCTTCGCCCCGAAGGCCGAGCGTACGTGGAAACGTACACCGTTTTCCACGACCGGGAAGGGAAACCCGTGGAAGGCTTCGTTTTCGGCCGGCTCGAGAACCGCAAGCGCTTCCTTTCCCACCTCCCGGCGGACCCGGAGCTCCTCGCGTCCTTCACGCGGGAGGAGGGAGTCGGACGAAAAGGCAGGGTCCGGCCCGAGAACGGGACGAACCTCTTCGTTCCCGACTGA